The Arachis hypogaea cultivar Tifrunner chromosome 14, arahy.Tifrunner.gnm2.J5K5, whole genome shotgun sequence DNA window ctatctATCTTGTgccacaaaaataaataaataaaagaattgaaGGAACCATTATTCTTGATTTTGCATGTTACCCCCTCGTGGGAATATCACAATCGTCCTTCCTATACCAAAACAAAACCATTGACAAGTACCTCACACACTTGCCTTTCCGAGTTTTTGTACCTTCATCTACGACCTCATCGATATTCTTGTTTCTACATTAATGCTCTGCATTAACTAGGGATAACAATTTCATTTTCAACGGTAAAAGTAAACATTAATAATGTCAAGGCAAAAACTGCTTCAGTGTTTTCCAACAATTCAAGTTTTTTGGGATTAAATTTTTCTACTTATATCTTTTATTTGTTAACCCAAAAATAATTAGGGTAAGATTTAAtttgtcataaaattattttttcttaaaatttatacCGATAGAAAGACgtacataaatgattatatttttaatatattctctcaaacaaattttttttttagatttgcatatatttttatttttttttatatttttttttgagataCAAATAATcgaattttaaacttttttattataaaagtttTGATATATATCATGTCATGAAACTATTTCtctcaaaaatttaaactaataaaaaaggtATATAAATAGTTATGTTTGTAACATAatttatgaataaataaataaaattaatttttaattaggcaatattaactatttttattataaaacttTTTCCGACTCTTGTTTTTGAGAGAATTTGAGATTTAtcattaagatttagaatttaaaattaaaaaataattttaaagttaaaagataatttttaaaaattagttaatattaactaaaaattaaagttGGCTTTCCTAGTTGATCtcataatttataaaaatgtcaataacattaaattaaataaaaatgctTACGTTATTCTTCatacaattatataattttttgtgctTCATACTATATTATTTACCTTTTTCTTCCCAGCCATTAATATTTAGAAGTAGATTATTACTAGGATTTTATATCATTATTGCGTTAATTTTAAAGCTAATTTTCTTCCTTTACGTTGTCTAAGAAATATAGTATATGCGTTAAGATATATCAGGTTAggtttattttgatttgatttagaccCACATCATCATGTTTAATTGGTCATGATGCAGTTTTTGGACTTTTTGTGAATCGATACAAATAATGCTAAAGTACCATACTAGTACTATAATTAAGAGGATTAGGAATTCATCAGCTCTCAATAATTAAACCTTGAAGTTTGcttacataattatttttttcttttagctcGACGGACTAATGATTAATTCATCGCAaattaaaactttatttaaagATCTATTGTtgaccaataaattattatatggacaaaataaaatttaaattcttaatatttatttaagtgaACGAGTAAACCGATTACTCGACACAATGATGACAACACAACATTCTTGATGTAGCCCAAGAATACAAGCAATAGTTAAAACAAGTTGTGCAATCAATCAATCATAATTAAGAAACTTCTCTAAGAATAGTCACAACAAAAATTTCCCCCTTGCTCCCATTTGTCTCCCTTTTTTGTAGTAAATTAATTGAAATCCATCCCCATATTCCTAATGACACATGAACCCCACTTTTCATGCACAAGGCAACCTAATCATCTTGGGAGAGAGAAAATATTTGGCTAATCATAGTACTAGCTATTTCATATGAAAGTTTCAAATGAGtttaatcaattagtatttttaattttatatgattattaattattctaattaatATTGCTATAGCTAGCATGTGTGTAGGAGATATGTCCTAACCTACCCAATCACATGATTCATAAAATACATAACTGATTTTTATGTTGCTCAAGGAGAGGTTAATTAATTTCATTAGAGACTATAAACTAATCTAAAGTTATAATATAAAACCATTGGAATGTGTGTGTGTTGTTGAATAGTGCAAATTCACAACATGATATATTGACTTGATGCCTCTTTTTCCTCAAAATCTTGTGAGTCTCTTTGACTCCTTCAATTCATTCTCTCAAGAATCTGTCGGTGGATACATTTTCTATGCTCGCATAATGTAAAAGgaattattttggtttttcacGCTATTTTTTAATccgacaaaataaaaaattaattgtttatagatttaaattttattcaaaaattgtTAGCGAATAAATTACTGTATAAATAAAacgaaatttaaaatttcaatatttatttaaacgaATTAGTGAACTAATTACTCGAACAATTCAATCTGATTAACATAAAAAGAATTATTAATGGCTCTTCCAAGTTAAAATAACTTCCTAAGGGACCCTAAAAATTTAGGTTGGCTTAAATAAAAAGTAGAAACTTAGGTGtagttgacttcacgtgaagttgataattgagagtcgttagatgaaaatttagtcaaatcaatcaaatcatctaacgcctctcaactatcaacttcacatgaagtcgactgcacctgaatttccacctaaataaaaataatgatcCTACTAGCTACTTTTAAATTTCCAAATAAATCCAATATGTACCACACAAAATTATTAGTGTCCTCCATATTAAGTAGTTTCCAAATTGAGATTTGAAAAATCTTCAAATCAAATTGATGAGCATGCATGCATATCTCCAAAGTCATGCTTGGTTGATGCAAAGTATGGAAAACAATGATTCCCTAAATGAAAGCGATATTTCACATGCGTTTGACAATCATGCTTTGATTGTactttatttaagttttattttatttattatttttttgtgggACTCTTAATAATAATGTGTGCAATAGTGTAATAAGTAAGCCTgtataattaatttctttatgCTGAGAGGTTTTAGTTTTATTATCctagaaatttaaaattgaaaaagactaGGGAAAAAAAATGTCtagaaagtattaaattaaactaataggggaccaacaaaaaattttagattttggatGATGAAATACAACTAAGTTGTTAtcaaattaactaataaaaggCATACACATTGATGATTAtagtacatttaaaaaaaaaaatactaaggcCTCTATGTCGGGTCATAGGGTAGCCAGGAGttggaattaaattaaaatgaattatgcttgtttttaagttttccaaaagttatttttttattatatagttTTAATCATATTCTTAACTTGAAGGCCATTATTCATACATAAAACATGGGGGAGGAGCACAATGTTGCATGATAACATATGGTGTACCAGCATCTCATAGAATCATCATATGTACCTAAAGAATGTGTGTTTGAGGTATTTTCAATTGACAtgaactttttcttttttctttgtaggtTCTATCATATAGCCTTGTTCCTTTATTTGATTTCAACAAAactcatcaattttttttttcttttaacttaGATATCCCTTTGTTTGGAATTAGGTCAGAGACTAAAGCAAATCTATTTTGGTTCAGTGTTTTTATTGTTatacaaattgaaataaaaaaattccttTCTTGACACTAAAATACTAAATTTATAGGTGAAAACTCAAGTGAAATCgacttcatatgaagttgatatctgagaggcgttagataaaaatttagtcaaatcatctaacagctctaagatatcaacttcacgtgaagtcgactgcacttgaATTTCCACCGCGTGTAATATTGTgaatatttgtatttaatttatttatttatttatttatttttgggtgTACAATTTAAGCCGAGTGTTGCGATTGAGAGTTCCTCTAGATTCAACTGTGGTAAATATCACAtatggttattattattttttattttttgggttttttattttttggactgTATTATATGAATTTATTAAACATACATCACAACTTAAGAAAATTTGGGCTCTGCATAATCCCCAACTTAGAACTTTGTATATGGGCGTATAAGAGATCCAATcttaggtaaaaaaaaaaaaaaaaaactaaaaaaggatCCAATCTCAACACCAAAACTTGGGTTTCTGCATGGCTGTCTGGGTTTAAAGCCTTTGGCAATTATTAAATCCAATGAACCCAATAGTAGGCCCAACATTGGGGATTTTATTATCCAAAAATAATATCAATGTCAATTAATTATACgatcatttaaaaattaataattttttaacgaAGTCaactataatttaatatttaattattttaattatcaataattttttaacaaagtcaactaaaatttaatatttagttatttttgttaaaagaaGCTCATTTTTTTTAGTACaaagttaatttatttttttatagatagTTTTATCTGTATTTACAATTTTTCTAagtatatatagttattttttcaaaagataatcatcccgattaaaattaaatatatagtaaaaacaaaacaaacgactttacatatattttttattgtaaacaaacaaccaatttttatatataacaaaggaaaaaaattgatatgttcaacaaattttttttttcgttttacatttaaggtaaaaattcaggtgaagtcgacttcacgtaaaattgatatctgagagccgttagatgaaaatttagtaaaATCAGTTAAATCATCTAATGACTCTccagtatcaacttcacgtaaaatcgACTGTACCTAAATTTCAACCTACATTTAAACCAGCGTTAACTAATACACACACTCTCTATTACCTAAAATGATCTTATTTTTGGACACTAACAACGTACAGACGCTtgcaaaatattaaaatacacaaatgaGAAGTAAGGTTTGATGGCTGAAAATCCACGTGCATTTATATAAAGTTGATATTCAAAAATTGTTAGATgatttaacaaatttaattaaatcattaTCTAACAGTCTTTAATTATCAACTCCACATAAAATTATTGGAATTTTAATGGAGGCCGGATTCATGATGATTTATCTTGGCGACTGAAgaagtggttgatggttggcatAATCTCGGGTGGTCGAGTGCGAAGGAACTTCCTCAGCCCATGCTCTACGTATTTCTCTCCCTCTTCTCGGTTCTCTAACACTCCCATGTTCCTTCGAGCTTTGCTCACCCTATAATTATATTCATTTCTTCAACAAATTCAAGTAATAGTATATAGTATATTATTGTATGTAACATAACATATATGAAATGTCAAAAAAATTATACTTAAGGATAAGTTAAACATTTCATATATTAGTTGtatgtaattgaatttgaattttacctAACATCAGGGTTCCTTATCAAATTTCGTGATAATTGAAAGACGCACATACTCGTCACAAATGTCATTGCCGCCATTAGAGGGTAAACCTGCACATTCACGTCCATAttcatattaattatattaatgacaTAACTAATTAACTTTATTAGCATCAAAATATAAAGTAACACATATAACTGACTTGGAATAATTAACGTAACAACCTTTTAAAACAGTTAGAAATatcatataataattaattatatatctaaGAAGTCgttaatataagataaataaaacataacatGGTGTATATACCTCAGGTTTCATCCAACGCCCCATTAGTTTAGGAAATTTGTCTCCTTAATCCTTATATCCTTGGGAAAAAGAAAGAGATGAAATGCCTCCTTTGCTTCTTGGATTTCAAAATATTTGGTTGATTATTTGATCTAATTTTCTTTTCATGGTTCTTCCTGTGTGCTATtcatgtctatatatatatataatatatagtagAATTTGTAGCTATCACTTTGTAATTAATTAAGGAAACTTGGCATGCAAGGtggcatttaaaatttaaattacagtGTGCTGTGTTCAAAGGTAAAGTATTTAACATTCATTAGTTAGTAACATGAAACCAGGGGCTTGCCTCATGTTTTTGCATGATACTATGTATTCTTTATAagctaataatattattaattaattgattaaaataCGTAGaggaaaaatatatataatataattgaccTTATGGACCTACCAATAGAGTTGTGTGATTTTGACCCAGAACAAGACCTTGACAAATTAGTAATGACAACTATAACGAGAATGTtccattttgaataaaataataaattttgacaaCTAATTTGATTGGTGAGAAAGAGATCAGATTAGGACAATGGAAATCACTTCCACCCTTTCGCTTCTGAAAGTACTAAGAATTTCATTTCATTATTGGATAAGGCTtagtttatttatataaaatatactttagtatttcttttttttttttcaatttgaattGGCGTCTTTCCTGGTGTTTGAAACGGTTTATTATTAGCTTTACCATTTTAGAAGtgtattaaaatttttcatttcatgaaaagattaatttatattattatactatgGCGACTTGCATTTGCTTGATATTGATATTTTGGTCCATCAATTGAAacattggtttggactatacgtATTTTATGAGTTTATCTTGTAcgaattgttttaaatttcatatctcaaaattatttttaaatgtgtTTTCTTTAATTAAGATATGAAAAAATTTCTGTGTACATATATATTTGCATTAGTTAATTGCTtttcttaaaaacaaaaaatttaaagtatAAGGTAATAAACTAATTTAAACATGAATTTGATTTTGTCGATTCGTGGTGACATTAagtattgtaaattttttttaaattaaatttttctaatactaatttaatttatttaataaataaataaataaataattaatttaacaagaaattaaaaaatgtgATTATTAATATTACATATTACCAAAATTCTAAGGGATAGTAATACCAATATATTCTTTGAGTTGTTTTAAATTATCAAACATTTTTAAAGCCTTCAAACTTATTATATTTGGCAATTAAGCAAGGTTAATTGG harbors:
- the LOC112744631 gene encoding uncharacterized protein: MGRWMKPEVYPLMAAMTFVTSMCVFQLSRNLIRNPDVRVSKARRNMGVLENREEGEKYVEHGLRKFLRTRPPEIMPTINHFFSRQDKSS